One window of Paenibacillus sp. FSL K6-3182 genomic DNA carries:
- a CDS encoding EAL domain-containing protein produces MRKIRLSIAQKLIFSIGLLVILSFGLLVTAHLIKLYHSNLRESELLAQTESMAYINPFTKTMDQTMMMLETLEVTMTQMGKNQMQNREYIVELLKQMLIKHPDLLGVYTLWEPNAYDGKDAFYKNKNSYDDATGRFIPYVVREDQSIQLLAIANYEDKEKGSFYQTPKLTKSFSLIEPYSYDIDGKSIMMISLVLPLLNEQNEFLGIVGADISLESMQKQIEAFRPLGGYSTIITTDNQYLANGKYPELVNTPYRLWSNKDELEAMKGTDSRIAYTRDSQDKETVLRLLHPILVHNVLWHIETIIPKKNMLSNYYKSLWESILITGIALFLMAIAMVSLVRKIILVNIYKVVQATSAVAIGGEEQQLAIHTNDEFEYMANHFNHMLIQRKEAEKLIEYQSTHDLMTGLPNRYAYHRHMEGKLAEQDKKQGHIALLFIDLDRFKMINDMLDHTMSDQLLQKMAHRIMITVGSSGKVFRFGGDEYIVLLEQVTFLHVAMHKAEEILSAISQPIGLEDRMFYITASIGMSIHHEWTPATADQLVKEADIAMYVAKKERNTCKLYSPTINDVTKKELILESSMSKALELGQFMLYYQPKVDLATGSIYGAEALIRWNHPELGMVSPLDFIPIAEKTGFIISLGEWVLFTACQQIKEWERMGLQQISISVNMSMIQFQQKQIVHTIERIISDAGIRPHQIELEITESIFMDNAAHTLNILHELQQLGVKLSLDDFGTGYSSLSYLQNIPLHTLKIDKSFISGIVNDYKKQMIFKSVVVIAHNLNLKVVTEGVETEEELRIINDHHCDAAQGYIYSPPVAAPRFVQLYMEHNKEA; encoded by the coding sequence ATGAGAAAGATTAGGCTAAGCATCGCTCAAAAATTAATATTTTCCATAGGCCTGCTCGTTATTCTTTCATTTGGTCTATTGGTAACCGCTCACCTCATCAAGCTTTATCATTCCAACCTGCGCGAAAGCGAGCTTCTTGCACAGACGGAATCCATGGCCTACATAAATCCTTTCACTAAAACGATGGATCAAACGATGATGATGCTGGAAACGCTTGAAGTAACCATGACTCAAATGGGCAAAAACCAGATGCAAAATCGTGAATACATAGTCGAGCTGCTTAAGCAAATGCTTATCAAACATCCTGATCTATTAGGCGTTTATACGTTGTGGGAGCCTAATGCCTATGACGGGAAAGATGCATTTTACAAAAATAAAAACAGCTATGACGATGCTACGGGGCGCTTCATTCCTTATGTCGTTCGCGAGGATCAGTCCATTCAACTGCTGGCCATTGCAAATTACGAGGATAAGGAGAAAGGCAGCTTCTATCAAACGCCTAAACTTACGAAATCTTTTTCACTTATAGAGCCATATTCCTATGATATAGATGGTAAATCAATAATGATGATTTCCCTTGTGCTGCCTCTATTGAATGAGCAAAATGAGTTTTTAGGTATAGTAGGAGCAGATATTTCACTTGAATCGATGCAGAAACAGATCGAAGCTTTCCGGCCGCTAGGAGGATACTCCACGATTATTACGACGGATAACCAATATTTGGCTAACGGCAAGTACCCTGAGCTTGTGAACACACCGTATCGGTTATGGTCTAATAAGGATGAGCTTGAGGCGATGAAAGGGACGGATTCAAGAATTGCCTATACACGAGACTCGCAGGACAAAGAGACCGTGCTGCGTTTGCTTCATCCGATTCTTGTTCACAATGTGCTTTGGCATATTGAAACGATCATCCCCAAAAAGAACATGTTATCCAATTACTACAAAAGCCTTTGGGAATCGATACTCATCACGGGTATTGCTTTATTTTTGATGGCGATTGCTATGGTGTCGCTTGTAAGGAAAATCATTTTAGTTAATATTTATAAAGTTGTACAAGCCACCTCGGCTGTCGCAATTGGAGGCGAAGAACAGCAGCTAGCCATTCATACGAATGATGAGTTTGAATACATGGCTAATCATTTTAATCATATGCTTATCCAGCGCAAGGAAGCGGAGAAATTAATTGAATATCAATCGACACATGATCTAATGACGGGACTTCCTAATCGCTATGCTTATCATCGCCATATGGAAGGGAAATTAGCAGAGCAAGACAAGAAACAAGGCCATATAGCTTTGCTTTTCATAGACCTTGATCGGTTCAAAATGATAAATGATATGCTCGATCATACGATGAGTGACCAATTGCTCCAGAAAATGGCGCATCGAATTATGATTACCGTCGGCAGCTCGGGGAAAGTATTCCGCTTCGGGGGGGACGAGTATATCGTGCTGCTAGAGCAAGTTACTTTTCTCCATGTGGCGATGCATAAAGCAGAAGAAATTTTATCAGCTATTTCCCAGCCCATTGGGCTTGAGGATCGGATGTTTTATATTACAGCAAGCATTGGAATGAGCATTCATCATGAATGGACGCCTGCGACTGCAGACCAGCTGGTGAAGGAAGCGGATATTGCGATGTATGTGGCGAAGAAAGAGCGAAATACATGCAAACTATATTCTCCTACGATTAATGATGTAACGAAGAAGGAGCTTATTCTTGAGAGCAGCATGTCCAAAGCGCTGGAGCTGGGCCAATTTATGCTTTATTACCAGCCAAAGGTTGATTTAGCTACTGGCTCTATTTATGGGGCGGAAGCATTAATTAGATGGAATCACCCGGAGCTTGGTATGGTGTCACCGCTTGATTTTATTCCGATTGCGGAGAAAACCGGCTTTATTATTTCGCTTGGTGAATGGGTGCTGTTTACTGCCTGCCAGCAAATTAAAGAATGGGAACGCATGGGGCTGCAGCAGATCTCAATCAGTGTAAATATGTCGATGATCCAATTCCAGCAGAAACAAATCGTCCATACGATTGAAAGAATCATTTCGGATGCAGGGATTCGGCCTCATCAAATTGAGCTGGAAATTACAGAGTCGATTTTTATGGATAATGCGGCTCATACGCTTAACATACTGCATGAGCTTCAGCAGCTCGGCGTTAAGCTGTCGCTTGATGATTTTGGAACGGGGTATTCGTCGCTCAGCTACTTGCAAAATATTCCGCTGCACACGTTAAAGATCGACAAATCCTTTATAAGCGGCATCGTAAACGATTATAAGAAACAAATGATTTTTAAATCGGTCGTCGTTATCGCTCACAATTTAAATTTAAAGGTTGTGACCGAAGGAGTAGAGACAGAGGAAGAGCTGCGGATTATTAACGACCACCACTGCGATGCTGCTCAAGGATATATTTATAGCCCTCCTGTTGCGGCACCGAGATTTGTACAGCTGTATATGGAACATAATAAGGAAGCCTGA
- a CDS encoding sigma-70 family RNA polymerase sigma factor, translating to MEHSAPDLFRQQFNTHYPAVRRKLVALIRDEAAAEDLAQETFLRLYRNPPDQPEAIGGWLHRVLTRLAYDYMDKKARERALTQKQEQSILAQPQAVQSNEQQLIDKDEQERVRGWLDTLPERDKKMLLLRYEGYSYAEIAEQLQLRQPQVGTMLRRAGARLKRHAHKAEGALSHE from the coding sequence ATGGAACATTCGGCGCCGGATTTGTTTCGTCAACAGTTTAATACACATTATCCTGCGGTTAGACGAAAGCTTGTCGCACTTATACGCGATGAAGCAGCTGCGGAGGATCTTGCCCAGGAAACATTTCTAAGGCTTTACCGGAATCCACCGGATCAGCCTGAAGCAATAGGAGGCTGGCTTCATCGCGTATTAACGAGGCTGGCTTATGATTATATGGATAAAAAAGCACGAGAGCGTGCTCTAACACAAAAGCAGGAACAAAGCATACTCGCACAGCCGCAAGCGGTTCAGTCGAATGAACAGCAGTTGATTGATAAGGACGAGCAGGAACGGGTTAGAGGCTGGTTAGATACGCTACCCGAACGGGACAAAAAAATGCTTCTGCTCCGATATGAAGGATACAGCTATGCGGAAATCGCAGAGCAGCTCCAGCTGCGGCAGCCGCAGGTCGGGACGATGCTGCGCAGAGCCGGGGCTAGGCTGAAGCGCCATGCGCATAAGGCAGAAGGAGCTTTGTCTCATGAATGA